A segment of the Frankineae bacterium MT45 genome:
GGGGTGCGGCGTGTCGTAGTAGCTCTCAAAGGTGGCAGCGTCGACGAGGCGATGATCGGCTCCGAGGTCGACCACCTTCACGCTCTGCGGCAACTGCGCGGCCAACTCTCCCGACGAGCCATGCGGCAGCGCCAGGAAGACGAGATCGGCCTCGGCGAGGGTCGCTGCGGTTGTCGGGGCAAAGCTGAGGTGGGTCAGACTCCGCAGGCCCGGATGGACATCGACGACACGCTGCCCCACGTTGCTGTGCGCGGTGACGGCGGCGATCTCGAAGTCAGGGTGCGCGCTCAGGAGGCGGAGTAGCTCCCCTCCGGCGTAGCCACTTGCACCGGCAACTGCCACTCGAATGCCCATGTGCACAATTATTCACCGCTCTGCATCTCAATGCAAGTAGGTTCGGCATCCGGCGGCCTCATGACGGCGCCACGGTACGGAAGTCATCGACGAAGAGTTCGTACGAGCCAAGCGTAGTGATACCGCCCGCCGACAGGATAGACGGCACGGCCGGGACCCGCGTCTTGCGCGTCACACAGACGCGGTACCGAGCGCCGGGAGCCAGAACTGGGGCGAGCGCCTGGCCGGAACAGGAGGCACCGGCCGCCACGAAGCGGAGTTCGCCGTCATCGGCGATGCCCTGATTCGCGAAGTCCAGGCGTACCGCGGTCTCCGCCCGGAGCCGCCCCAGCCGGGTCGACTCGGCGGTGGCGAAGGCCCGCCCGGCGTCCCGGGCCGCCTGGGCCACCACTTCCTTGCTGTTGTCGACCACCGCTACGGCCGCGATCAAATACACCATGGGCACCAGCGCGATGAGGGCAACGAAGACAAACTCGACGATCGCGTTCCCGCTCTCCACACCCGAGACCACCAAACGCCTCCGCACCCGCCGGGCAATTCCAGGCCAGCGGATGGGACCGCGACCGGGCGCGATCACTGAGCCGGTTCCTTCAAGGCGGTGGCGGTCACGTCTATATGCAGGAAGGCTCCGACGGGCAGGAAGATCGATCGGATGCTCCCGGAGCAGTGCACAACAACCAGGCGCAGGCCGGACGGCGCGTCGGTCGTCTCACCGGCGGTACAGGTCAGGGCCCGGGCGGCGGACGCCCCCAGAGTGTCGGAGATCAATGCCTGAGCTCTCGGCGCCCCGGCCGAACTCGCGACCGTCGCCGCCGCCGCGTACCGCGCGC
Coding sequences within it:
- a CDS encoding TadE-like protein, whose protein sequence is MLGRARQVRALRGRDEGAATVEFSLISILLIFLLFGVLQVAVYFYVRNVVRAQTSAGARYAAAATVASSAGAPRAQALISDTLGASAARALTCTAGETTDAPSGLRLVVVHCSGSIRSIFLPVGAFLHIDVTATALKEPAQ